Part of the Candidatus Bathyarchaeota archaeon genome is shown below.
GATAGTTAGGGGTCGCCCGGGCATCCAGCCTGAAAGGGAGCTGCACTCGCTCTTATCCGGCTCGGCCGTCGCAGCTAGCTACGCAGCCCACGGCAGGCATATGGGGCTGGATGCGGCAGCATCAGGGTTGAAGGGCATCCCCATAAGCCCTGTAGGCATAAGGGAATTCAACGATCTAGCGGAGAGCCTCCCCCTTAAAGTCAGGGAGTTCTTCAGAGCCAACGGCTACGCGAAGGTAGGGGATGTTTGGCTCATATTCTCGGTTAACAGGGACGTCGAAGATCCAGCCACCACCACGGGGTTAGGGGACTCCATGACGGCGGCCATGGTCCTGGCTGACGCCTCGGCCTGAAAGAACTGGATTTATATCCATAGAGCGGAACCTTCCATTAGAGAAACAGTTGAAGGGTTGATGGTTTAATGGTAGCCTCTGATTTGACCAGACTTCTGAGGGACGCCCAGGCTGAGGGCTACGCTATCGGATACTTCGAGGTTTGGAGCCTTGAATCCACTAGGGCTCTAGTAGAGGTTGCGGAGGAGGAACGGGCTCCCTTGATAGTGGGGTTCAACGGCGGATTACTCGGGGAATGCGATGGACTAGAGTATTACGCCGCCCTGGCTAAGGCTGCCGTGGACAAGGCTAAGGTTCCAGCCGTCTCCCTCCTAAACGAGCCCATGGATCTCAGACAGGTCATGCAGGGGTTGAGGCTCGGGTTCATGGCGGTCATGGTGGACTTCTCGGGGCATCCATTCCGAGAGAACGTGGATTTAACCAGGAGGGTTGTAGAGGTCTGCCATCCCATGGGCGTGGCGGTTGAGGCCCAGCTGGATAGGATACCCTCCGCCGAAGATGGCGTGCCTCCAAGGGACTTGGAGAAATGCCTCACGGACCCCGATAGGGCTGCGAGGTTCCTGAGGGAGACGGGGGTGGACGCCCTCTCCGTCTCCGTGGGGAACGTCCACGGCCTATACAAGGGTAAGGCGAAGCTCGACTTCGAGAGGATCAGGAGGCTGAAGGGCCTCGGGGTACCCCTAGTGCTGCACGGCGGGACGGGCATATTGGATCACGACGCTGAGGAGGCCGTCAAAGCTGGCATAGCCAAGATAAACCTGGGATACGAGCTGAGGCGTTCCTTCCTCAGCGGGGTGAGGGAAGGCCTAGAGGAGATGCCGGACGCGTACCCCGAGAAGATATTTAAACTGGGCGAAAGGGGCTTCAAAGAGGTGGTGAGGCGGAAGATGAGGATCTACGGCTGCTCTAACAGAGTGTAACATCCATCCACCCGAGCCAGGGCAGCCGTAAAACCAGTATTTCCTACCCCTCTGCTATATTTTAATAATAGATAGGAATCGCTTCGCGGCTTAACTCCATTTTCTATGTACGAATAAGTAAATTTTTGCTGATATGGGTCCCCAGCTGTATATTCATCTGAACATCTGCGCATGCCCACTGGAATTAAGCCAAAGAGCAGTAGGAATTACTTTACCAGTAGACAGTAGGTGTAGGTTTTCCCTCCAGCACCGCCTCGGTCTCGTCCGGCTCCAAGGTCTTCTTCACCCCGACCTTATAGTGCCAGTCGAAGCAGCACCACCTTACAACCTTAACCTCCTTGCCGGCCAACCCGGGGGGCAGCCTCTCGTCAGGCGTCCTCTTGGAGAAGCCCTCGATCCTCACGGTGAACACGCATCTATCCCACCTCAGCCCATCCTCGTCGATCTTGCTTTCACCGGTCCTCTCCACGTTTAAAACCGTGCCCCTAAGCTTCCTGACACTCAAGCCGGAGGGCAGCCTCCTCCAACCCAGACACTTAAGATTGGGTGGGAGGCTATTTAAGCCTTTACCTGGAAGCCTAGAGGGAGGGAACGATCCCTCAGTATCTGGGGCCCAAACCAGGCTAGAGCGAGGATACATAAGCGTGGAGGGGCGCTGGTGAAGCCTTCACCGCCCCCATATTTTCTCCGCAATTTTTAGGTAAACAATAATGTTTTGGACGTTGAGCCGGTTCAGCGGAATAGGGACATCTCCAGCAGCGAAGGTCGGGAGCCGGCCCGAAAAAATCGATTTGAATGGATGATAGAAGCGAAGACTGGTAATAACCCTCGTAAGCATCCCATAAGACGCATATGAAATATATGACAGTATAAGTATATGAATATGGAGGAGAATTGTGGCAGCGGCGCGACCTAGGATTCAGGTTCATGGGTTTCAGGGATAAACCGAGGGTGGTGGAGTCTTGGATGAAGCCTTGCTGGGGATAGACATCGGCACAGGGGGATGCAAGGCCACTCTGATAACTCTTGAGGGAGAGATAATATTTACAGCATCCAGGGAGTATCCCACACATTATCCCGAGCCGGGGTGGGCTGAGCAGGATCCGGGGGATTGGCTCAAGGCCCTCACCGAGATCTGCAGAGGGATGAGCGATCGAGTTAAGCGTCGTATAATCGGGATATGCATCGATGGACAACCCCATACCCCTGTATTCCTGGATGAGCGAGGGGAAGTTCTGCATCCAGCCATACCCTGGACGGACAGGAGGAGCAGCGCCCAGGTGGAGTATCTGAGGCGGCGCCTACCTGAGGTGGATGCGAAACGTACCTTCAACTCCCTTAACACGGCCTTTACGCTCCCCCAGCTCCTATGGGTGAAGGAGTACAAGCCTGAGGTGTGGCGGCGGACCTATAGGCTGCTTATAGCAAAGGATTATGTGAGGCAGAGGATCATCGGCGAGGGCTGGTTCACCGACCCGAGCGATGCGCTGGGGACGTACCTATTCGACGGGGAAGCCTTCGAGTGGTCCGAGGGGATATGCGCCGCGGCGGGGATAGAGGTGGAGAAGCTGCCCGAAGTCAAGCCTTCATCCCTCATCGTAGGGGAGGTCACCCGGGAGGCATCTAAAAGGTTCGATCTCCCCGAGGGCGTCCCCGTGGTGAATGGGGCCCATGACCCATCGGTGGAGAACTTGGCCGCTGGAACCGTGAAGCCCGGGGATGCCTTCGTCAAACTCGCCACAGCGGGGGTGATCTCCGTGACCACGAGGGAGCCTACGCCGGATCCGAAGGGTAGGACCGTAACCTACTGCCTCCCCACGACCAAGGATGGGAGGGCGGATGGATGGTTCACCAAGACCGCCACCTTCTCATGCGGCTCCTCCTATAGATGGTTTAGGGACCTCTTCTGCCAGAGGGAAGTGGAAGAGGCGGAGAGATATGGGAAAACCGCCTTCCAGCTGATGGATATGCTCGCGGAGGAGGCCCCCCCATGCTCCGAAGGCTTAGTATTCCATCCATACCTGATAGGGGAGGGATCCCCGTACTGGGATCCCCAGCTTAAAGGGAGCTTCTTCGGAGCAACCCTAAGCCATCAGCGGAGCCATTTCTGCCGCTCGATCCTCGAGGGCGTAGCGTTCTCTATAAGGGATTCCACGTCCATATTCCAGGAATTGAACCTGAAGATCCGCGAAATCCGGCTGATCGGAGGGGGGTCCGCCAGCCGCACTTGGAGAGAGATACTCTGCAACGTATTAGGCCTAAAGGGCCTGAGAACCCTCGGCGGAGACTCCTCCTTCGGGTCAGCGATACTGGCGGGGGTCGGGTTATCCATATATAGAAGCATCGAGGAAGGAGCGGCCCGCTGCGTAAAAATAATCGATGAGACCCATCCGGACCCTGAATTACACGTCCTATACGGCGAATTGTTCAAGATATACAAGGAACTCCACGATGCTACGGCATCCATATCCCATAAGCTGGACGAGCTGGCGAGGAGCCTGCCTAGAAGACAGGATAAGAGATGCGTTGAATCAGGGGGATGATGATATAAGGGTTACTGTCCCATAGCCTCGATGAACGCACCCCTCCTTACAATATAGGCTGCGTCTTCGCCTCTTATGGTGGTGCCGAAGTCCACGACCAAGTCCTTCACTATGGGATGCTTGAAGACGGGCTCTATCGTCACGGTTTCTCCAGGGGTTATCCTGGTTGAACATCCACGGGCCGGCTTCCCATTAACGGTCACCATGCAGTTGGCGCATATCCCCTTGTAGCATATGTAATCCCTGAAGGATATTGTGGGATCTATCCGTCTCCTTATGAATCGCAGGATCGTTAGAACCGTCATGGGCTCCTCTGCCGGTATCCTGTACGTCTCGTAGCGTGGAGCCCTATCCACGGTCGGATCAAACCTGAACACCTTGGCCGTTATATCCGCCAATCCCATCACGCTCCCGGAGGGGGCATCCTAGTATAGATGACCGGCCTCGTAGAATAGAAAGGTTTCCCACCCCTCATGCGTACAACGGTATGTCTCAGCCACCTCTTATCATCGGTCTCCGGATGGTCCAGCCTGAAATGATGGCCCCTGGACTCCGTCCTGAAGAGCGCGCATCCCACCGTCAGCTCAGCCGTCTCCACCATCATGGATGCCTCCAAAGCGTCAACCCACTCCAGGTTATACTTGGATACGGCGGGGACAGTCATGTTCGGGATGAGCTTAGACTTTATCCTCCTCAACTCCTTCAAGGCCGTCCTTAAACCCTCAGCGTCCCTGAGGGGCGCCACATGCCTCCCCACAACCTCTCTTATCCGCTCCTTAACTTCTTGGGGCGAGACCGGGTTGCGCTTACTCCTGAAGAAGATGCAGGCCCTCCTCGCCTCCTCCTCCAAAACCCCCCTCCCAACGCTGGGCTCCGGGGCCTTCTCAGCAGCTAAAGCCGCGTGCCTCCCGACCTGGGCCCCCATGGTCTGTGTGTCGGCTAAGGCGCTGCCCGCAAGCCTGTTCGCCCCCATGTAGTTCCCGGCGCATTCACCGCATGCGAAGAGCCCTGCGACCGTCGTCTCCCCCCTCTCATTTATGTATACGCCGCCGCACTGGTAATGGGAGGCGGGGGCCACCTCCAATGGTTCTTCGACCAGGTCGATGCCCGCAGCGTTCTTTATGAATTCGTAGTGTCTAGGCGTCATCTCCTCGTATATCCGCCTAACCTCCTCCCTCGGCTTCGGAGACTTCGTGACGTCATACCATAAACCTCCATGCGGCGTGCCTCGCCCCTCCATTATCTCCTTGTACATTATCCTTATCGCTTCATCCCTGATCGGCAGGGGCTTCGGGAACACCGGTCTCCCCTCATTATTGTACACGTTAGCGTCCGTGAACGGCTCCGCCAACAGCTCATATAGTACTACTGTCCCCCTTACGCTTGGAGGCCATAGGACGTCGGTGCCGTAGAACTGATTGAACTCCAGGTCCACTACCTCGGCTCCGGCCTCATAGGCCATGGCCACTGCGTCCCCCGTCATAGTGGGAGGATTATCCGAGAAATCCCATATGGATGTATAACCCCCCGAGGCTAAAACCACGGATTTAGCTAGAACGGCCTCCAACTCCCCCTCTTTAATATCAAGGCCGAGCACTCCCACAGCCCTTCCGCCCCTCTTCAACACCCGGAAGCCTAGGAAGTCGTTTCTGATCCATACGTTTCTATGCTTGGATGCCTCCCTGGCGAGTATCGTAGATAACGCGTTTCCATCCTCAATTATGAAGCATGACCTGGGATAAGTCTGCCCCGGCATAGGGGTTTGATAGAACCTTCCATCCTCCATCTTCTTGAATCTCACCCCATAGCTCTCCAAGTCGAGTATACGGTCACATGCGGTGTTCGCTATAACCTCCACGATGTTCTGATCCCCTAGATATCTACCTCCTACAACCATGTCGCGGAACATCTGCTCTGGGGAATCCCTGGGATCCACGCCCCTCTCCCCAAAAGGTGCCTGAATACTCCAGAGGGCGCAGGGCGTAGCTCCCGAGCGGCCGGCCGTCCCCTTGTCTAGCAGGATGACTTCCACGCCCTCCTCAGCCGCCGCTATCGCGGCCCTGCATCCCGCGCCTGCGCCGCCCACCACAACTACATCCGTCTCAACCTCCCTGATGATGGAGCTCAACCCCTCTCACCGTCCCTTTCTCCCGTCCTCGACGCTATTTCACGGGCGGCTTCACACCCGGGGGATACTTGGTTTTCAACTCCTCTATGAGGCTCACAAGCCAGTTAACGGCGGCTTCCACGATCCTCCTCCCCTTCTCAGCCGAGCCCTTGGTCGCATAACCTACAACTCCATGCTTTAGATGCTTATATTCGGGCTGCGTGAAAGTCGCTGCATGCCACGGCATCCTGTCCTTTATAAGGCCTCCAGGCCCCGCAAACCACTTAGAATCTATCAGGTATTCATGTACCTCATCCCTGGCTTTACTCATATCCACGAGTTCAGGTACCAGATATAGCCCCAGGGATGTCTCAGCCTCATCCGCGTGCATGAAGGGCGTCTCCAGAACCTCGTTCAACGTGGTCTTGGCGATCTCCCATAGCGTGGGAGCCACAACGAAATATCCCTCTAGGCCGAGTTGATGGACCACCGGGGGAATAGCCCACTCCTCGCCGTGGCAATTGAATATTATGAATTTATTATATCCCGCTACAGCCGCGCCCCTCACTATGTCCAAAAGGAGGTTCATGAAAGTCTCAAACCGTAATGGAATGGTCCCGGCGTAATTCCAGTGATGATATGGATGCGCCCCATACCAGGGGCATGGGAGCAGCATGATACCAGTCCTCTCAGCCACCATCTCCGAGATCTTAATTGCATGCCATGAGTCCTCGCCGGTAGTGAGGTGTTCGCCGTGCTGCTCTATGGAGGCCACGGGAAGCATGGCTATATCGCATATCTTAGCATGCTCTACGATCTCAGGCCTAGTAAACTCCTGCCACCACAACCTCTTCTTACCATCCAAAACAAAACCCCCCAAACGATGAGTCAGCCCTTATACTCCACATAATATTCATCCCGGGATAACTATATATTACTTACTAACCCTAAGTAGTGATGTTGGGGATGTGGTTGATTTGACCTTGGAGACCCCCTTATTCAGGTATCACAGCGTTCACAGCCAGGTAATCGAGTTTGCGGGGTTCAAGATGCCCTTATGGTTTGAGGGTATAGTTCCTGAGGTTTTAGCCGTCAGGAATGCTTCAGGGCTGTTCGATGTATCCCATATGGGGAGGGCGTTCGTAAGGGGGAGAGATGCCGAGCGCTACTTGGACTATCTAACCCCGAGCGCCACATCGAGACTAAACCCTGGGGAAGCCCACTACACGGTGATGTGCAACGAGAGAGGGGGCGTGGTGGATGACATGGTGATCCTCCGGTTGGATGCGGACAGGTTCCTGGTGGTGTTCAACGCCGCCAACAGGGAGAAGGATTTAAAATGGATGAACAGACATTCAAAAGGCTTCAATGTAGAGATCGAGAACGTCTCGGACAGTGTGGCTATGATCGCCGTTCAGGGCCCGAAGGCTAGATCGATACTCCGAGAATTATCCGATGGTGGAGTGGATGATATAGGGAGGTTCAGATGTGGCCTGCTTAAAATCGCCGGCGAACCCTGCATAGCCTCGGGGACGGGCTATACGGGGGAGGATGGACTTGAAATATTCATTCCTGAATCATCCGTGCAAAAACCTGATAAGGCGTTAGGCATATGGGGCTCCATCCTGGCTCATGGGGGGCCTCACGGATTAAAGCCTTGCGGCTTAGGGGCTAGGGATGTACTACGCATAGAAGCGGGTATGTGCCTCTACAGCCAGGAGCTTACCGAGGAGATAACCCCCTACGAGGCGAGGATAGGATTCGTAGTTAAACTCGATAAGGGCGTAGATTTCATAGGCCGTAACGCCCTGGAGAAGCAGAAAAGCGAGGGCGTCGAGAAGGTTAGGATCGGCCTGAAGATGATGGAGAGGGGCGTACCCAGGAGGGGATACCCTATAAAGAGCGATGGGAAGGTCATCGGAGAAGTCACCAGCGGCACCTTCTCACCCACCCTGGAGGCGGGCATATGCATGGGCTACGTGCCCAATGAGCATTCTAAACGGGGCTCCATATTACAGGTGGATATAAGGGGTAGGACCGTTAACGCCGAAGTTGTAGGGTTTCCATTCTACGACACGTCGCGGTACGGGTGGATGCGCGTGCAAACCCGGCCTTAGGGTAGGAGGGCTCATTAAACGATAGTATTATAAATTCATCGCCGAGAATAAACTGGATGGCGAATGGGGAGGATTGGAGGTGCATCCATATGGATGTGGAGGGATATGAGATCCGTGAAGGACTCTACTATTCTAAGGATCATGAATGGGTGAGAGTTGAGGGGGATGCATGCCGGGTAGGCATAAGCGACTACGCCCAGAAGACTCTACATGAGGTAGTCTTCGCTGAGCTCCCTGAAAAGGGGCGTAAAATATCCAGGGCTGAGACCCTGGGAACGCTCGAATCCGTAAAGGCCGTAGCCGAGGTGTATGCCCCCGTATCGGGGGAGGTCGTGGATGTGAACGAAGCCCTTAGGGAGGCGCCTGAGCTGGTTAATAAGAGTCCATACGACGAGGGATGGATCGCCGTCATAAGTCCTTCAAACCTTAAGGAGGAACTCGAAGACTTAATGGACGCTGAGAGATACGGCGAATACATCAAGGAGATACTATCCAAGTAGGTCCCTGGAAAATCCGGGTTCAACCCTAACTATAAGTTCCCTTCGATAATCCACTATGACCCTCATGTATCCGCTAAGTAAGGAGTCGGCTTCCCGATCCCCCGTATCCACCAGCAGCCTCAGCTTCGGAAGGCCTAAAAGCTTATTGAGCGAAGCCAGGACCACTATGTTATCTCTGCCCACCCTCCTAATGACATCCGGGCTTATCTGTTGATTCCCCCTCCCGAAAAGGTAGCCTTGCCCCCCTATAGGGGTGACCATTATCCTAGCCCGGCCACTTCCGCTACGGCGATGCTCCTCCAGGATGCGTATCAGATCCTTCTCGGAGACGTCTGAGGCGAGGAGCCTCCCCCCCATTACGACGTCGACCCCTAGGAGGCAGCCGGCTAAGCCCAGCTCTCGGAGCACCGCCTTAGTGGTTGTGCCAGGCCCAATGATGTAGAGCGTATCTCCATCCATCTCCTCGACCACGTACTTCGCTATAGACCTTTGGGCCTCTCTTTCATCGTCTGTCAGGGGGGAGGGGGCCTTCATGCCCTGGATCAGGTCCAGGTCGTAGGGGACTTTAAGGTAGCCGTAAAGCCTGACCTTAAGGAGCCCCCTCCGATACTCCTCCTCGTCCACGTCGACCACCTCCCTCTCAACGGTGGGCAGGTCTCCACACAGGAACCTCACCGCCAGGGAGGCTGCAGCCTCGGGATTAACCGAGAATACAGCCGACTCCATCTTAACCCCTGAGGGTATCCCTAAAACGGGCCTCCTAAGATCTACGGCATCCATTATGTCGCGTGCCGTACCATCCCCCCCGGAGAAGACTATTAGATCCGCCCCCAGCTTCTCCATTTCGAGCGCCGCAGCCTTTGTGTCCTCGGCGCTGGTGTGCTTCCCACCTATCGGGATCACGTACCTAGGGGATATCCCCGCCTTTAAAGCCTCTTCTTCGCCCATATCCCCCCTACAAGTAACCAATGCTATGGAGGAGTCCATATGCGGCTTCAAAGCCTTTAGGAAGGCTTCCGCCCTCCTAGGGGATGGGGATTCACCCCCCCTCCTCCTAGCCTCCCTAACTATCTCTTCTCCATCCGATCCCTTTAGGGCGACGGCGCCGCCTATACCTGCGATGGGGTTGACTATTAACCCTAGGATCCTCATCTCCTTCTGATCCCTATATGGAAAGCCTTCCCATCTATCGTCCATTCCTTCTCGAAATATCCTTCCCTCCTCCCCTGGGGCTCCTGGGTTAAGGTCACCTCCCGCGCCCTAACCTCCTCGGCTATATACGGCGTGTATTCTCTAAGCCATTCGCACTCCTCCTCGCCGGGCACGATTATGTAGAGATCTATGAATGCATCTACCGGTAGATCCATGATCCGCCTCATCTCCTGGATGCGCCTCACAACATCTCTAGCTAACCCTTCACGTCTAAGATCATCGGTTAATCTGCTGTCCACGTAAACTCTCCCCCCATCGAACTCCCCCCTGGCGAATCCCTCGGGCATCTCCTCTATCAAGCTGATCATCTCTGGAGTTATACGGATCCGCTCCCCCTCAACCTCTAATTCGTAGAATCCCCCCTCCCTTATGCTCTTTAGAACCCGTGTTCCGTCGGATCCCCTAATGGCCTCGCCTATCCTAGCGGCTTTATCCTTAAAGAGGGGTCCTAGGGATCTGAAGTTAGGGATGGCCCTCACCCTTTTTATGGCCTCCTCATCCTTAACGTCGGGGCATCTAAGGGACTTAGCATTTGCAGCTTCAAGTATCACATCTATAAGTTTGTGTATAGCCCTCCTCGCTTTGGAATCTTCGGTGAAGACTATGAGTTCCCTAACGGGCTGCCTCAACTTTAATTTGAGGCTTTGCCTCGCGCTCATGACAGCCGATACCACTTTCCTGGCGATGGCCATCTCCTCCTCCAGGTCGTCGTCTATCCATTCGAGATGGGCTTCAGGCCATCCAACCATGTGAATGCTCTCCGGGGGCTCCCTCACGGCGGGGGATATTATGGACCTATATGCAGCCTCAGTCAGGAAAGGGATGAATGGAGCAGCTATGGAGATCCAGTCCCTTAACGCGTGAAAGAGCGCTTTATAGGCTGCGAGTTTTTCGGGGCTCTCCTTCTCGAGCCAGAAACGTCTTCTAACCAGGCGGATGTACCAGTGGCTTAGATCCTCCACTATGAAGTCCCTTATGAGCCGCGCCGCCTCATGGATCTCGTAGCCCTCCATGGCCTTAGTTACATCGGCCTTAAGCCTCTCTATCCTAGACAGGAGCCACCTATCCTCGACGCGCATATGTTCAAGTAAGCCTTCTATGGGCCAATCCTCAGGCTTGAAGCCGTCCAAGTTCATGTATATGCTTGCGAAGGAGAGGACGTTCCATGCGATTTGGAGATCCCGATATGCATCTTCGACTTTCTCTATTGAGAACCTGAAATCCTCCCATATGGTGCTCTGCAACTCATACAGGCGCAGGGCATCTCTCCCATACTTGGATGTGACATCGTGGGGTGATATGAAGTTCCCCAAGGACTTACTCATCTTCTGACCCCTAGGGTCTAGGGTGTGGCCGTGCATAATTACAGCTTTGTACGGCGCCCCGTCGAAGCATATTATACTGGTGATGAGTTGGGTGTAGAACCATCCCCTGGTTTGGTCGTGGGCCTCCGTGACAGCATCGGCGGGCCACCATTCGTTGAATTTCGCATCCTCCTTGGGGTATTCGAGGCTGGCCCATGACGCCACCCCGGAGTCCATCCATACATCAACTATATCCGGAACCCTATCCATAATTCCTCCGCACTTGCACCTGAGCCTGATACCGTCCACGCAGTCCCTGTGGAGGTCCGTCACGGGTGGATGGTTCACGGAGCTGGCTTCAAGCTCTCCGATCGACCCTATAACCCTCGCCGATCCGCACTCGTTACATATCCATATTGGAAGGGGAACCCCCCAGTACCTCTGCCTCGAGATGACCCAATCCCTAGCTCCCCTCAGCCAGTCAGCGAACCTCTTGCTCCCAGCCCATTCCGGTACCCATGTAACCTTCATGTTCTCCTCCAATAATCTCTCCTTGAAGGCCGTTACTTTTATGAACCATTGCTCAGCGGCCCTCATGATTAAGGGTGTTTTACACCTCCAGCAATGAGGATAGGAGTGTACTACTTTAGTGTGGTGTAGGAGCAGATTTTTGCTTTTGAGGTCCTCTATTATCTCCCGGTCGGCGTCCTTAACGTATCTACCTGAGTATTTACCGGCGGCTTCCGTGAACCGCCCCCTTTCATCCACCGGCGATACCACAGGCAGGCCGTACTCCAAGCCGACTTCGAAGTCCTCTTCGCCGTGGCCGGGCGCGGAGTGGACGCATCCGGTGCCTTCACCCATGGATACGTATTCGCGGCTCAAAACTATTTTATGAGCATTTTTCAGCTCTCTCTGAAGCGGCACTTCATCTATCAAGGGGGGTTCATATTCTAGTCCTTCAAGCTCCCGTCCTCTGAAGCTCCTCACCACCTTATATGGGATGCCCATCCCCCTGAAAACCGGCTCGCATCTAACCTTGGCCAGAATGTAACGTTCTCCTTGGGCCTCGGCCTCCACGTACTCCTCATCCGGGTGGACCATCACAGCCACGTTCGAAGGCAGGGTCCATGGGGTAGTCGTCCAAATCAATATATGGGTTCCCGCCTCGCCCTTCACGGGCATCTTAACGTATATGGAGTGGTCCTCCACATCCCTATACTCATCGGTAACCTCATAGCCCGCTAGGGCTGTCTCGCATCGAGGACACCAATGGACAACCCTTAAACCCTTCTCCAAGAGGTTTTTCTCATGCGCCCTTTTAATGGTCCACCAGACGGCTTCCATGTACCCGTCGCGCAGGGTTAGATATGGATCAGCCCAATCCATCCATACGCCTAAATCCCTGAATATCCTGGTTTGTTCTTCGACATTCTCCATGGCGTAACTTTTACACTTGGAGATGAACTCCGAGACCCCTATTTTATCCTCTATATCCTTCTTGCTTTTTAGACCGAGGCTCTCCTCCACTTTAACCTCGATGGGTAAACCGTGGCAGTCGTATCCCGGCTGGTCCCTTACGTCGAATCCCCGCATCCTCCTATACCTGATTATAACGTCTTTCAGAAATTTATTCCACGCCGTCCCGACGTGGGGGGGATTCGTAACATAGGGTGGGCCGTCTAAAAAATAGAATTTCAACCCTCCCCTGCGAAGGTTCTTAACCTTTTCATATATCTCGTTTTTATCCCACCACTCCAGGATTTCAGCCTCTTTTGAGACCGGATCGTAGAGCCTCTCAGCTTTACCGACTACGCCTTGCAACGGCCTCCATCCCTTTCCAACCTGAGCGATTGACTGATACAGCTTCTACGAGGACTTCTAGATTAAAAACTTTTTAGGGGGGAGAGTCCTCAATCTAAGGCTGGGATTGGTGGCTGTATATGTCATCTCGGGGATCCACATGGGCCAGCTTATCAGGGGAGTTAAGCCGCGAAAAGCTCGCAGAGCGCCTAGGAGCATTGAAGGATTGGCTTGCCTCGATGCCGAGGGCTCCAACGCTCGAATATCTACTCCTAGGATTGATCGTGGCCTTAGCCGCTATGCTCAGGGCTCTCCCCATGAGGTGGGGCATATTCCTCTCGGAATTCGACCCTTACCAACAGTATAGGATGGCGGAACATATCCTGAACCATGGGTTCTCCTCATGGTTCACATGGCACGATCATATGAGCTGGTATCCATGGGGGAGGGAAACACCAATTACGAATTATCCGGGGGTAGCCTTTACGGCAGCCATAACTTACAGGGCCCTCAAGGCATTGGGTTTGGAACTAACTTTACTTCAATGGTGCATAATCTTCCCAATAGTCTTCGGATCGCTAACATGCGTGGCAGCTTACCTTCTGGGGAGGGAGATAGGAGGAGGTGGAGTAGGACTATTTTCGGCTCTCCTACTAGCTTTCAGCTCATCCCACATAAATAGAACCTCCCTAGGATTCTTCGACGATGAGACCATCGGAATATTCCTGATGCTCCTCTTCTTCACGTTCTTTCTGAAGGCTTCTTCAAGGGAGGCCACCATAAGAACCGTTGTAAATTATTCGTTGCTTGCAGGTCTATCGCTAGGATACCTGGCTGCTTCCTGGGGGGCCTTCCGATATCCATTAGGGCTGGCAGCCCTGTACAGCGCGGTCATGGTGTTCCTCCGGAGAGGTGGAAGGAACCTCCTTTTAACCTATGGTATCGCCTTTGGGACGGCTCTAATGGCGATGTTCCAGATACCGAGGCTGGGATACGTCTTCCTGAAGGAATTGACTATCCTGGCGATAATAGGGGTGTTCGTACTGTTGGCGGTCTCCG
Proteins encoded:
- the gcvH gene encoding glycine cleavage system protein GcvH, which translates into the protein MDVEGYEIREGLYYSKDHEWVRVEGDACRVGISDYAQKTLHEVVFAELPEKGRKISRAETLGTLESVKAVAEVYAPVSGEVVDVNEALREAPELVNKSPYDEGWIAVISPSNLKEELEDLMDAERYGEYIKEILSK
- a CDS encoding ATP-NAD kinase family protein → MRILGLIVNPIAGIGGAVALKGSDGEEIVREARRRGGESPSPRRAEAFLKALKPHMDSSIALVTCRGDMGEEEALKAGISPRYVIPIGGKHTSAEDTKAAALEMEKLGADLIVFSGGDGTARDIMDAVDLRRPVLGIPSGVKMESAVFSVNPEAAASLAVRFLCGDLPTVEREVVDVDEEEYRRGLLKVRLYGYLKVPYDLDLIQGMKAPSPLTDDEREAQRSIAKYVVEEMDGDTLYIIGPGTTTKAVLRELGLAGCLLGVDVVMGGRLLASDVSEKDLIRILEEHRRSGSGRARIMVTPIGGQGYLFGRGNQQISPDVIRRVGRDNIVVLASLNKLLGLPKLRLLVDTGDREADSLLSGYMRVIVDYRRELIVRVEPGFSRDLLG
- the gcvT gene encoding glycine cleavage system aminomethyltransferase GcvT → MVDLTLETPLFRYHSVHSQVIEFAGFKMPLWFEGIVPEVLAVRNASGLFDVSHMGRAFVRGRDAERYLDYLTPSATSRLNPGEAHYTVMCNERGGVVDDMVILRLDADRFLVVFNAANREKDLKWMNRHSKGFNVEIENVSDSVAMIAVQGPKARSILRELSDGGVDDIGRFRCGLLKIAGEPCIASGTGYTGEDGLEIFIPESSVQKPDKALGIWGSILAHGGPHGLKPCGLGARDVLRIEAGMCLYSQELTEEITPYEARIGFVVKLDKGVDFIGRNALEKQKSEGVEKVRIGLKMMERGVPRRGYPIKSDGKVIGEVTSGTFSPTLEAGICMGYVPNEHSKRGSILQVDIRGRTVNAEVVGFPFYDTSRYGWMRVQTRP
- a CDS encoding isoleucine--tRNA ligase, which produces MQGVVGKAERLYDPVSKEAEILEWWDKNEIYEKVKNLRRGGLKFYFLDGPPYVTNPPHVGTAWNKFLKDVIIRYRRMRGFDVRDQPGYDCHGLPIEVKVEESLGLKSKKDIEDKIGVSEFISKCKSYAMENVEEQTRIFRDLGVWMDWADPYLTLRDGYMEAVWWTIKRAHEKNLLEKGLRVVHWCPRCETALAGYEVTDEYRDVEDHSIYVKMPVKGEAGTHILIWTTTPWTLPSNVAVMVHPDEEYVEAEAQGERYILAKVRCEPVFRGMGIPYKVVRSFRGRELEGLEYEPPLIDEVPLQRELKNAHKIVLSREYVSMGEGTGCVHSAPGHGEEDFEVGLEYGLPVVSPVDERGRFTEAAGKYSGRYVKDADREIIEDLKSKNLLLHHTKVVHSYPHCWRCKTPLIMRAAEQWFIKVTAFKERLLEENMKVTWVPEWAGSKRFADWLRGARDWVISRQRYWGVPLPIWICNECGSARVIGSIGELEASSVNHPPVTDLHRDCVDGIRLRCKCGGIMDRVPDIVDVWMDSGVASWASLEYPKEDAKFNEWWPADAVTEAHDQTRGWFYTQLITSIICFDGAPYKAVIMHGHTLDPRGQKMSKSLGNFISPHDVTSKYGRDALRLYELQSTIWEDFRFSIEKVEDAYRDLQIAWNVLSFASIYMNLDGFKPEDWPIEGLLEHMRVEDRWLLSRIERLKADVTKAMEGYEIHEAARLIRDFIVEDLSHWYIRLVRRRFWLEKESPEKLAAYKALFHALRDWISIAAPFIPFLTEAAYRSIISPAVREPPESIHMVGWPEAHLEWIDDDLEEEMAIARKVVSAVMSARQSLKLKLRQPVRELIVFTEDSKARRAIHKLIDVILEAANAKSLRCPDVKDEEAIKRVRAIPNFRSLGPLFKDKAARIGEAIRGSDGTRVLKSIREGGFYELEVEGERIRITPEMISLIEEMPEGFARGEFDGGRVYVDSRLTDDLRREGLARDVVRRIQEMRRIMDLPVDAFIDLYIIVPGEEECEWLREYTPYIAEEVRAREVTLTQEPQGRREGYFEKEWTIDGKAFHIGIRRR